ACGCCGCCGTGGCGCTGCGCACCAAAGCCGCGTCGATCGCGGGCGACGTCGAGCTCCAGCCGGCGGTGCCCGCGGCGGGTATCACCACCGCCGACGCCGGCGACCTGCTCTTCGACGCTCTCGATGTCCGTGTGGCGACCAGCGCCACGGCCTTCACTTGCGACGGATCGGCGTTCACGGGCGGCGCGACCATCATCGCCGATGGCACGCTGTCGGGCACCGGCGGATCCGTCACGCAGTCGCTCTCGGCTGCGTCGGGCTCGGTGCAGTACTACTGCTTCGAGGTGACGCTCCCCGACCCCATCCCGCTGGCGGGCGGAACGACCGTCGAGGACTACATGGGCCGTACGATCGCCCCGGCGTGGGAGTTCGTGGCCACCTCGTGAACGAACTGGTCACGGCATCCCGCCCGGTCGCCGCGCACGCCGCGGACTCCCGGCACCGGTCATCCGCGCGAGCATCCGTCGTCACGACGGTCACGCCGATCGAGCGGGTTCGGGATGCCGTGACCACCTTCGTCGGATGCCTCGGCATCCTCATCGTCGCCTGGCTGGTGGCGAGCGCCGTGTGGGGGCTGGGGATCATCGTCTTCGTCACCGGGTCGATGTCCCCCACGCTTCCCACCGGTGCTGCCGCGATCACCCGGACGGTCGACGCCGCCGATCTCGCCGTCGGAGACGTCGTGACCGTGCGGCGTCCCGGCAACGGTGCCCAGGTGACCCACCGCATCGTCGAGATCGCCCCCGTCGCGGGAGACCCGCAGGCACGTAGCCTCACCCTCCGCGGCGACGCGAACGATTCCGCCGACCTTCGGCCCTACATCGTCACCAGCGCACCGCGCGTCCTCATCGGCGCGCCCCTCGCCGGATCAATCATCACTGC
This portion of the Microbacterium testaceum StLB037 genome encodes:
- a CDS encoding SipW-dependent-type signal peptide-containing protein, encoding MENQKRRVVRRRIFAVAAGGAALGVGVAATLAAWTDTEWVFGGDGAGGPGVGTSTFAIEQNTDPGFDAAAWTDEADNPGGEMVFTAAGLVGTELTPGDSVYAAVALRTKAASIAGDVELQPAVPAAGITTADAGDLLFDALDVRVATSATAFTCDGSAFTGGATIIADGTLSGTGGSVTQSLSAASGSVQYYCFEVTLPDPIPLAGGTTVEDYMGRTIAPAWEFVATS
- a CDS encoding signal peptidase I, with translation MGVRGHLVNELVTASRPVAAHAADSRHRSSARASVVTTVTPIERVRDAVTTFVGCLGILIVAWLVASAVWGLGIIVFVTGSMSPTLPTGAAAITRTVDAADLAVGDVVTVRRPGNGAQVTHRIVEIAPVAGDPQARSLTLRGDANDSADLRPYIVTSAPRVLIGAPLAGSIITAAKTPAAMLGGSVLIAAVIAWALWPPSTRTSPDGDEPAPSHPSR